Proteins from one Pseudomonas grandcourensis genomic window:
- a CDS encoding aminodeoxychorismate/anthranilate synthase component II, producing MLLMIDNYDSFTYNVVQYLGELGSQVKVVRNDELTIAEIEALNPERIVVSPGPCTPTEAGISIEAIKHFAGKLPILGVCLGHQSIGQAFGGDVVRARQVMHGKTSPVFHEDKGVFEGLNRPLTVTRYHSLIVKRETLPDCLELTAWTQLEDGSVDEIMGLRHKTLNIEGVQFHPESILTEQGHELFANFLKQTGGTR from the coding sequence ATGTTGCTGATGATCGATAACTACGACTCCTTTACCTACAACGTTGTGCAGTACCTTGGCGAGCTCGGCTCCCAAGTCAAGGTCGTGCGCAACGATGAACTGACCATCGCTGAAATCGAAGCCCTCAACCCTGAGCGCATCGTTGTGTCCCCCGGTCCTTGCACCCCGACCGAGGCCGGCATCTCGATTGAAGCGATCAAGCATTTCGCCGGCAAACTGCCGATTCTTGGCGTCTGCCTCGGCCACCAGTCCATCGGCCAGGCCTTTGGCGGTGATGTGGTGCGCGCCCGTCAAGTGATGCACGGTAAGACTAGCCCGGTATTTCACGAGGACAAGGGTGTATTCGAAGGCCTGAATCGTCCGCTGACGGTGACCCGCTATCATTCATTGATCGTCAAGCGCGAAACCTTGCCCGATTGCCTGGAGCTGACCGCCTGGACCCAGCTCGAAGACGGCTCGGTCGACGAGATCATGGGCCTGCGTCACAAGACTCTGAACATCGAAGGCGTGCAGTTCCACCCTGAGTCGATCCTCACCGAACAGGGCCACGAACTGTTCGCCAACTTCCTCAAACAAACCGGCGGCACGCGCTAA
- the trpE gene encoding anthranilate synthase component I, translating to MIREEFLRLAAAGYNRIPLACETLADFDTPLSIYLKLADEPNSYLLESVQGGEKWGRYSIIGLPCRTVLRVHDHHVSVTVDGVETESHDVEDPLAFVEAFKARYNVPTIAGLPRFNGGLVGYFGYDCVRYVEKRLGKCPNPDPLGVPDILLMVSDAVVVFDNLAGKMHAIVLADPAQEDAFEQGRARLEELLEKLRQPITPRRGLDFSKQQSADPVFRSSFTQNDYEKAVDTIKEYILAGDCMQVVPSQRMSIDFKAAPIDLYRALRCFNPTPYMYFFNFGDFHVVGSSPEVLVRVEDNLITVRPIAGTRPRGANEEADLALEKDLLSDDKEIAEHLMLIDLGRNDTGRVSEIGSVKLTEKMVIERYSNVMHIVSNVTGQLKAGLTAMDALRAILPAGTLSGAPKIRAMEIIDELEPVKRGVYGGAVGYFAWNGNMDTAIAIRTAVIKNGELHVQAGGGIVADSVPALEWEETLNKRRAMFRAVALAEQTPES from the coding sequence ATGATCCGCGAAGAATTCCTGCGTTTGGCCGCTGCCGGCTACAACCGCATCCCCCTTGCCTGCGAAACCCTGGCCGACTTCGACACGCCGCTGTCGATCTACCTGAAGCTGGCCGACGAGCCCAATTCCTACTTGCTGGAGTCCGTACAGGGCGGTGAGAAGTGGGGCCGTTACTCGATCATCGGCCTGCCGTGCCGCACCGTGCTGCGGGTTCACGATCATCACGTCAGCGTGACCGTCGATGGCGTCGAGACCGAAAGCCACGACGTGGAAGACCCGCTGGCCTTCGTCGAAGCCTTCAAGGCACGCTACAACGTGCCGACCATTGCCGGTTTGCCGCGTTTCAACGGCGGCCTGGTGGGCTACTTCGGTTACGACTGCGTGCGTTATGTCGAGAAGCGCCTGGGCAAATGCCCGAACCCGGACCCGCTGGGTGTACCGGACATTCTGCTGATGGTGTCCGACGCCGTGGTGGTGTTCGATAACCTGGCCGGCAAGATGCACGCCATCGTCCTGGCCGACCCGGCGCAGGAAGACGCCTTCGAACAAGGTCGCGCGCGCCTGGAAGAGCTGCTGGAAAAACTCCGTCAGCCGATCACTCCACGCCGTGGCCTGGACTTCAGCAAGCAACAATCGGCTGACCCGGTGTTCCGCTCCAGCTTCACCCAGAACGATTACGAAAAAGCCGTCGACACCATCAAGGAATACATCCTGGCCGGTGACTGCATGCAGGTCGTGCCGTCCCAGCGCATGTCGATCGACTTCAAGGCGGCACCCATCGATCTGTATCGCGCGCTGCGCTGCTTCAACCCGACGCCTTACATGTACTTCTTCAACTTCGGCGACTTCCACGTCGTCGGCAGTTCGCCGGAAGTGCTTGTGCGGGTCGAAGACAACCTGATCACCGTACGCCCGATTGCAGGTACCCGTCCGCGGGGCGCCAACGAAGAGGCTGACCTGGCGCTGGAAAAAGACCTGCTGTCGGACGACAAGGAAATCGCCGAACACTTGATGCTGATCGACCTCGGCCGCAACGACACCGGTCGCGTATCGGAAATCGGCTCGGTGAAGCTCACCGAGAAGATGGTCATCGAGCGTTACTCCAACGTGATGCACATCGTGTCCAACGTCACCGGGCAACTGAAAGCCGGGCTGACGGCGATGGATGCACTGCGGGCGATCCTGCCGGCGGGCACCTTGTCCGGCGCGCCGAAGATTCGCGCGATGGAAATCATCGACGAACTGGAACCGGTCAAGCGTGGCGTCTACGGCGGTGCGGTCGGTTACTTCGCCTGGAACGGCAACATGGACACCGCCATTGCGATCCGCACGGCGGTGATCAAGAACGGCGAGTTGCATGTGCAGGCCGGTGGCGGCATCGTCGCCGACTCGGTGCCGGCGCTGGAATGGGAAGAAACCCTGAACAAGCGCCGCGCGATGTTCCGCGCCGTTGCCCTGGCTGAACAGACCCCGGAAAGCTGA
- the estP gene encoding esterase EstP translates to MIKQSLFVPLAGCLLAMACAQANAAPNPYTSFIVFGDSLNDAGTFADTGGPAGATQRFTNRTGPVYLDGSGEVRSLNSTQILGGKLGFSADQTASSASAVRANEGLPDGNNWAVGGYRTDQILDSITSTSATGERTRAGYLPSNNFRADPNALYYLSGGGNDFLQGRVTSLPQASAAANRLADSVQTLQTAGAKYVMVWLLPDIGFTPAFNGTPLQAFTSQLSAQFNTELVSRLQNINAEVIPLNIPVLLKETFANPAQFGLATDQNLVATCFSGNGCTENARYGINSATPDPTKLIYNDSVHPTEAGQRLIADYAYSLLAAPWELTLLPEMAQGTVRAHQDELRNQWLADWENWQGVGQWRAIVSGGGQHQDFDGQDSVASADGNGANLNIGGSYRLDDAWRVGLVAGFYNQKLEAGNNDSDYKLNTYLGTAFAQYQQNRVWADAAVTAGHLDYDSLKRKFQLGVNERGEKGDTSGYVEAFSARVGYDIAQQAGSRWHLSPFVSADFSKVQVDGYSEDGNNSTALTFADQERISRRLGAGLQGKYQITSQTQVFGEAAIEREYNDDTQDVDINLNSLPNNQFTLEGYTPQSHLQRVNLGVSHNLTKDLALRASYNIRKDDDFTQQGINVGVALDF, encoded by the coding sequence ATGATCAAACAGTCGTTGTTTGTACCGCTCGCAGGATGCTTGCTCGCGATGGCATGCGCCCAGGCGAACGCCGCACCTAATCCATATACAAGTTTCATTGTCTTCGGGGACAGCCTTAACGACGCAGGGACCTTTGCCGACACGGGCGGGCCTGCCGGGGCGACGCAGCGCTTCACCAACCGGACCGGGCCGGTGTACCTGGATGGCAGCGGCGAAGTCCGCTCGCTCAACTCCACACAGATTCTGGGTGGAAAACTGGGGTTCTCGGCGGACCAGACGGCATCCTCTGCTTCAGCAGTTCGCGCCAACGAAGGCCTGCCTGATGGTAACAACTGGGCTGTAGGCGGCTACCGTACCGACCAGATTCTTGATTCGATTACCAGCACCTCCGCCACCGGCGAACGCACCCGGGCCGGCTATCTTCCGTCCAATAACTTCCGTGCCGACCCGAACGCACTGTATTACCTGTCGGGTGGCGGTAATGACTTCCTGCAAGGTCGCGTCACCAGCCTGCCCCAGGCCAGTGCCGCCGCCAACCGCCTGGCCGACAGCGTGCAGACGCTGCAAACCGCCGGCGCCAAATACGTCATGGTCTGGTTGCTGCCCGATATCGGCTTTACCCCGGCGTTCAACGGCACCCCGCTGCAAGCGTTCACGTCCCAACTCAGCGCCCAGTTCAACACTGAACTGGTAAGCCGACTGCAAAACATCAATGCCGAAGTCATCCCGCTCAACATTCCGGTATTGCTCAAAGAGACGTTCGCCAACCCGGCACAGTTTGGCCTGGCCACCGACCAGAACCTCGTCGCCACCTGCTTCAGCGGCAACGGTTGCACCGAGAACGCCCGCTACGGTATCAACAGCGCCACGCCGGACCCGACCAAGCTGATCTACAACGACTCGGTGCACCCCACCGAAGCCGGGCAGCGCCTGATCGCCGATTACGCGTATTCCCTGCTGGCGGCGCCGTGGGAGCTGACCTTGCTGCCGGAAATGGCCCAGGGCACCGTGCGTGCGCATCAGGATGAATTACGCAATCAGTGGCTGGCCGATTGGGAAAACTGGCAAGGCGTCGGCCAATGGCGAGCCATTGTTTCCGGCGGCGGACAGCATCAGGACTTTGACGGTCAGGACAGCGTGGCAAGCGCCGACGGTAACGGCGCCAACCTGAACATCGGTGGCAGCTACCGTCTCGACGATGCCTGGCGTGTTGGTCTGGTGGCCGGTTTCTATAACCAGAAACTCGAAGCCGGCAACAACGACTCCGACTACAAGCTCAACACTTACCTGGGCACGGCATTCGCCCAGTACCAGCAAAACCGTGTGTGGGCTGACGCGGCGGTGACGGCCGGGCATCTGGATTACGACAGCCTCAAGCGTAAATTCCAGCTGGGCGTCAACGAACGCGGTGAAAAAGGCGATACCAGCGGCTACGTCGAAGCCTTCAGCGCACGCGTGGGTTACGACATTGCGCAACAAGCCGGCAGCCGTTGGCACCTGTCGCCGTTTGTCAGCGCCGACTTCTCCAAGGTACAAGTCGATGGTTACTCGGAGGACGGCAACAATTCCACGGCGCTGACCTTCGCCGATCAGGAGCGCATTTCCCGGCGCCTGGGCGCTGGCCTGCAAGGCAAATACCAGATCACCTCGCAAACCCAGGTGTTCGGCGAAGCGGCAATCGAGCGTGAGTACAACGACGATACCCAGGACGTGGACATCAACCTCAACAGCCTGCCGAACAACCAGTTCACGCTGGAAGGCTACACCCCGCAAAGTCACCTGCAGCGTGTGAACCTGGGGGTGAGTCACAACCTCACCAAGGACCTGGCACTGCGCGCCAGCTACAACATCCGCAAGGACGACGACTTCACCCAACAGGGCATCAACGTAGGAGTTGCGCTGGACTTCTGA
- a CDS encoding ABC transporter permease: MLSPYMSPIERVWFYSLRILCGLILLFLILPVLVIIPLSFNSGSFLVYPLQGFSLQWYHDFFASAEWMRALKNSIIVAPAATVLAMVFGTLAAIGLTRGDFPGKALVMALVISPMVVPVVIIGVASYLFFAPLGLGNSFFSLIVVHAVLGVPFVIITVSATLQGFNHNLVRAAASLGASPLTAFRRVTLPLIAPGVISGALFAFATSFDEVVVTLFLAGPEQATLPRQMFSGIRENLSPTIAAAATLLIAFSVILLLTLEWLRGRSEKLRTAQV, encoded by the coding sequence ATGCTGAGTCCTTATATGTCGCCCATCGAACGGGTGTGGTTCTACAGCTTGCGGATTCTCTGCGGCTTGATTCTGTTGTTCCTGATCCTGCCGGTGCTGGTGATCATTCCACTGTCGTTCAACTCCGGCAGTTTCCTGGTGTACCCGCTGCAGGGCTTCTCATTGCAGTGGTACCACGATTTCTTCGCCTCGGCGGAATGGATGCGCGCCCTGAAGAACAGCATCATCGTCGCCCCGGCGGCCACGGTGCTGGCGATGGTCTTCGGTACGCTGGCGGCCATCGGCCTGACCCGGGGCGATTTCCCCGGCAAGGCGCTGGTGATGGCGCTGGTGATTTCACCGATGGTGGTGCCGGTGGTGATCATCGGTGTGGCCAGTTACCTGTTCTTTGCTCCGCTGGGATTGGGTAACAGTTTCTTTTCACTGATCGTGGTGCATGCGGTGTTGGGTGTGCCGTTCGTGATCATTACCGTGTCGGCAACCCTGCAGGGGTTCAATCACAACCTGGTGCGGGCCGCTGCGAGCCTGGGCGCTTCGCCGCTGACCGCGTTCCGCCGGGTGACCTTGCCGCTGATTGCGCCGGGCGTGATCTCCGGGGCGCTGTTTGCCTTCGCGACTTCGTTCGATGAGGTGGTGGTGACGCTGTTCCTCGCAGGTCCCGAGCAAGCGACCTTGCCACGGCAGATGTTCAGCGGCATCCGCGAAAACCTCAGCCCGACCATTGCCGCCGCCGCGACGCTGCTGATTGCCTTCTCGGTGATCCTGCTGCTGACCCTGGAATGGCTGCGTGGGCGTAGCGAGAAACTGCGTACCGCGCAGGTTTAA
- a CDS encoding iron-containing alcohol dehydrogenase, producing the protein MSLSSFKIAHKLITGAGAIEQLAAELTRLDIDNPLIVTDAALVKSGTVELALAQLGERSYEIFDRVLPDPEIAIVEDCMQAYRDGGHDGLIGLGGGSAIDIAKSVAAYAGYHGALEDLFGIDQVPRKGPPLIAIPTTAGTGSEVTNVAILSDKVAQLKKGIVSDYLLPDVALVSPQMTLTCPRSVTAASGVDALVHAIESYLSVNASPITDALAIGAIKLIAKALPKAYANPSNLQAREDMATASLMAGMAFGNAGVGAVHALAYPLGGRFNIAHGVSNALLLPYVMTWNKMACIERMQDIAEAMGVKTAHLSINEAADKAVQAMSELCAAVEIPQGLRSFGVPEDAIPSMAVEAAGIERLMRNNPRKLSAVDIEKIYRAAY; encoded by the coding sequence ATGAGTCTTTCCTCTTTCAAAATCGCTCACAAACTGATCACCGGCGCAGGTGCCATCGAGCAGCTGGCCGCCGAGCTGACACGCCTGGATATCGACAACCCGCTGATCGTCACCGACGCCGCCCTGGTCAAGTCCGGCACGGTAGAGCTGGCACTGGCGCAACTGGGCGAACGCAGTTACGAGATTTTCGACCGGGTGTTGCCGGACCCGGAAATCGCCATCGTCGAAGATTGCATGCAGGCCTATCGTGACGGCGGGCATGACGGTTTGATCGGCCTCGGTGGCGGCAGTGCCATCGACATTGCCAAGAGTGTGGCGGCCTATGCCGGGTACCACGGTGCGCTGGAGGATCTGTTCGGTATCGATCAGGTCCCGCGCAAAGGCCCGCCACTGATTGCCATCCCGACCACCGCCGGCACCGGCTCGGAAGTGACCAACGTCGCCATCCTTTCCGACAAGGTCGCGCAATTGAAGAAGGGCATTGTCAGCGACTACCTGTTGCCGGATGTGGCGCTGGTCAGTCCGCAAATGACCCTGACCTGTCCGCGCAGCGTCACGGCGGCCAGCGGCGTCGATGCGCTGGTGCATGCCATCGAGTCCTATCTGTCGGTCAACGCCTCGCCGATTACCGATGCCCTGGCCATTGGCGCCATCAAGTTGATCGCCAAGGCTTTGCCCAAGGCCTACGCGAACCCGTCGAACCTGCAAGCGCGGGAAGACATGGCCACCGCCAGCCTGATGGCCGGCATGGCGTTCGGCAATGCCGGGGTTGGCGCGGTGCATGCGCTGGCGTATCCGCTGGGCGGGCGTTTCAACATTGCCCATGGGGTCAGTAATGCCTTGCTACTGCCCTATGTCATGACCTGGAACAAGATGGCCTGCATCGAACGCATGCAGGATATCGCCGAGGCCATGGGCGTGAAGACCGCTCATTTGAGTATCAACGAAGCGGCTGACAAAGCCGTGCAAGCCATGTCCGAGCTGTGTGCCGCCGTTGAAATTCCCCAAGGCCTGCGCAGTTTCGGTGTGCCCGAGGACGCCATCCCGTCCATGGCCGTGGAAGCGGCGGGGATCGAGCGCTTGATGCGCAACAATCCTCGTAAATTGAGTGCCGTCGATATCGAAAAGATCTATCGCGCGGCGTACTAG
- the rpe gene encoding ribulose-phosphate 3-epimerase, producing MQPFVIAPSILSADFARLGEEVDNVLAAGADFVHFDVMDNHYVPNLTIGPMVCAALRKYGVTAPIDAHLMVSPVDRIVGDFIEAGATYITFHPEATQHIDRSLQLIREGGCKSGLVFNPATPLDVLKHVMDKVDMILLMSVNPGFGGQKFIPGTLDKLREVRALIDASGRDIRLEIDGGVNVNNIREIAAAGADTFVAGSAIFNAPNYQEVIDKMRSELALARP from the coding sequence ATGCAGCCCTTCGTAATTGCTCCGTCGATTCTCTCCGCCGACTTCGCCCGCCTGGGTGAAGAAGTGGACAACGTCCTGGCCGCCGGCGCCGACTTCGTGCACTTCGATGTCATGGACAACCACTACGTGCCCAACCTGACCATCGGCCCGATGGTCTGCGCGGCACTGCGCAAGTACGGCGTGACCGCGCCGATCGACGCGCACCTGATGGTCAGCCCGGTGGACCGCATCGTCGGCGACTTCATCGAAGCCGGCGCTACTTACATCACCTTCCACCCGGAAGCCACCCAGCACATCGACCGCTCCCTGCAATTGATCCGCGAAGGCGGCTGCAAGTCGGGCCTGGTGTTCAACCCGGCGACCCCGCTGGATGTGCTCAAGCACGTCATGGACAAGGTCGACATGATCCTGTTGATGAGCGTCAACCCGGGCTTCGGCGGGCAGAAGTTCATCCCCGGCACCCTCGACAAGCTGCGTGAAGTGCGGGCGCTGATCGATGCGTCGGGCCGTGACATCCGCCTGGAAATCGACGGCGGCGTGAACGTGAACAACATTCGCGAAATCGCTGCGGCTGGCGCTGACACCTTCGTCGCCGGCTCGGCCATCTTCAATGCGCCGAACTATCAGGAAGTCATCGACAAGATGCGTTCCGAACTGGCGCTGGCTCGCCCATGA
- a CDS encoding ABC transporter substrate-binding protein, with the protein MLRSLKFTALALGMMGAAHAMAAGPDLTVVSFGGANKAAQVKAFYAPWEAAGNGKIVAGEYNGEMAKVKAMVDTKSVSWDLVEVESPELSRGCDEDMFEQLDPKLFGKTEDYVKGAIQPCGVGFFVWSTVLAYNADKLKSAPTSWVDFWDTKQFPGKRGLRKGAKYTLEFALMADGVAPKDVYKVLAGKDGQDRAFKKLDELKPNIQWWEAGAQPPQYLASGDVVMSSAYNGRIAAVQKESNLKVVWNGGIYDFDAWAIPKGLDAKRAEAAKKFIAYSVMPQQQKTYSENIAYGPANTQAVPLLAKDVLKDMPTTPENIANQVQIDVSFWADNGEQLEQRFNAWAAK; encoded by the coding sequence ATGTTGAGATCCCTGAAATTCACCGCTTTGGCACTGGGCATGATGGGCGCGGCACACGCAATGGCGGCCGGCCCGGACCTGACCGTGGTGTCCTTTGGCGGGGCGAACAAGGCGGCTCAGGTCAAAGCCTTCTACGCACCCTGGGAAGCGGCAGGCAACGGCAAGATCGTGGCCGGCGAGTACAACGGCGAAATGGCCAAGGTCAAGGCCATGGTCGACACCAAGAGCGTGTCCTGGGATCTGGTAGAGGTTGAATCACCGGAGCTGTCCCGTGGTTGCGACGAAGACATGTTCGAGCAGCTTGATCCGAAGTTGTTCGGCAAGACCGAAGACTACGTCAAGGGCGCCATCCAGCCTTGCGGCGTGGGCTTCTTCGTGTGGTCGACCGTGTTGGCCTACAACGCCGACAAACTGAAAAGCGCACCGACCAGCTGGGTGGATTTCTGGGACACCAAGCAGTTCCCGGGCAAGCGTGGCCTGCGTAAAGGCGCCAAGTACACCCTGGAATTCGCACTGATGGCCGACGGCGTTGCGCCGAAAGACGTCTACAAAGTGCTGGCCGGCAAGGACGGTCAGGACCGCGCGTTCAAGAAACTCGATGAGCTCAAGCCGAACATCCAGTGGTGGGAAGCCGGCGCACAACCGCCGCAATACCTCGCTTCCGGTGACGTGGTCATGAGCTCGGCCTACAACGGTCGTATCGCTGCCGTGCAGAAAGAAAGCAACCTGAAAGTCGTGTGGAACGGCGGCATCTACGACTTCGACGCATGGGCCATTCCAAAAGGTCTGGATGCCAAACGCGCCGAAGCTGCGAAGAAGTTCATCGCCTACTCGGTAATGCCACAGCAGCAGAAGACTTACTCGGAAAACATCGCCTACGGCCCGGCCAACACCCAGGCCGTACCGCTGCTGGCCAAGGATGTCCTGAAAGACATGCCGACCACTCCGGAAAACATCGCCAACCAGGTGCAGATCGACGTCAGCTTCTGGGCTGACAACGGCGAGCAACTGGAACAGCGCTTCAACGCCTGGGCTGCGAAGTAA
- the trpD gene encoding anthranilate phosphoribosyltransferase gives MNIKTALSRIVDHLDLSTDEMRDVMREIMTGQCSDAQIGAFMMAMRMKSESIDEIVGAVSVMRELADKVELKTLDGVVDVVGTGGDGANIFNVSTAAAFVVAAAGCTVAKHGNRAVSGKSGSADLLEAAGIYLNLTPVQVARCIDNVGIGFMFAQTHHSAMKYAAGPRRDLGLRTLFNMLGPLTNPAGVKHQVVGVFTQALCRPLAEVLQRLGSKHVLVVHSKDGLDEFSLAAPTFVAELKNDQITEYWVEPEDLGMKSQSLHGLAVESPAASLELIRDALGKRKTENGQKAAEMIMLNAGAALYAADHASSLKEGVALAHDALHTGLAREKLEELGAFTAVFKVENEG, from the coding sequence ATGAACATCAAGACAGCCCTGAGCCGTATCGTCGATCACCTCGACCTCAGCACCGATGAAATGCGCGATGTGATGCGCGAAATCATGACCGGGCAATGCTCGGACGCGCAGATTGGCGCCTTCATGATGGCCATGCGCATGAAGAGCGAAAGCATCGACGAAATCGTCGGTGCGGTGTCGGTGATGCGCGAACTGGCGGACAAGGTCGAACTCAAGACCCTCGACGGTGTGGTCGATGTGGTGGGCACCGGTGGTGACGGCGCCAATATCTTCAACGTGTCGACCGCTGCCGCGTTCGTGGTTGCCGCTGCCGGCTGCACCGTGGCCAAGCATGGCAACCGTGCAGTGTCGGGCAAGAGCGGCAGTGCCGACCTGCTGGAGGCAGCCGGTATCTACCTGAACCTGACGCCGGTGCAAGTGGCGCGCTGCATTGACAACGTTGGTATTGGTTTCATGTTTGCCCAGACTCACCACAGCGCGATGAAATACGCCGCCGGCCCGCGTCGGGATCTGGGCTTGCGTACTTTGTTCAACATGCTCGGCCCGCTTACGAATCCGGCCGGTGTGAAGCATCAGGTGGTAGGCGTATTTACCCAGGCCTTGTGCCGGCCGCTGGCGGAAGTGTTGCAACGTCTGGGCAGCAAGCATGTGCTGGTGGTGCATTCGAAGGATGGCCTGGATGAGTTCAGCCTGGCAGCACCGACCTTCGTGGCAGAACTGAAAAACGATCAGATCACCGAGTATTGGGTCGAGCCGGAAGACCTGGGCATGAAGAGCCAGAGCCTGCATGGCCTGGCCGTGGAAAGCCCGGCGGCTTCTCTTGAACTGATTCGCGATGCCCTGGGCAAGCGCAAGACCGAAAACGGTCAGAAAGCGGCCGAGATGATCATGCTCAATGCCGGTGCCGCACTGTACGCGGCCGACCATGCCAGCAGCCTGAAAGAAGGCGTTGCCTTGGCGCACGATGCGTTGCACACCGGCCTCGCTCGAGAAAAGCTTGAGGAGCTGGGTGCATTTACCGCGGTATTCAAAGTGGAGAATGAGGGATGA
- a CDS encoding ABC transporter permease → MAIAVPLNEGTSPTLKQRLKHAERVNRWKAQALIAPLVLFLLLVFLVPIVALLFKSVGNPEVVGGMPRTVTAIASWDGRGLPAEPVYKAAAEDLAEARKNQTLGDLSKRLNMELAGYRSLLTKTARALPLATEPASYKEALEGLDERWGDPAYWQAVRRNTSSITPYYLLAAVDHRIDDLGEIAPATPDQAIYLDIFARTFWMGLIITVICLVLAYPLAYLLANLPSRQSNLLMILVLLPFWTSILVRVAAWIVLLQSGGLINSGLMAMGIIDKPIELVFNRVGVYISMVHILLPFMILPIYSVMKGISPTYMRAAISLGCHPFASFWRVYFPQTYAGVGAGCLLVFILAIGYYITPALLGSPNDQMVSYFVAFYTNTSINWGMATALGGLLLLATVVLYLIYSWLVGASRLRLS, encoded by the coding sequence ATGGCTATCGCCGTTCCCCTGAACGAGGGCACCAGCCCCACCTTGAAGCAGCGGCTCAAGCATGCCGAGCGGGTCAACCGCTGGAAGGCCCAGGCGTTGATCGCGCCGCTGGTGCTGTTTCTGTTGCTGGTGTTCCTGGTGCCGATCGTGGCGCTGCTCTTCAAAAGCGTTGGCAACCCGGAAGTGGTCGGCGGCATGCCGCGCACCGTGACTGCCATCGCCAGTTGGGACGGCCGCGGCCTGCCCGCTGAACCGGTTTATAAAGCAGCGGCGGAAGACCTCGCCGAGGCTCGCAAGAATCAGACCCTGGGCGATCTTTCCAAACGCCTGAACATGGAACTGGCCGGCTACCGCAGCCTGCTGACCAAAACCGCCCGTGCCTTGCCGCTCGCCACTGAACCTGCCTCCTATAAAGAAGCGCTGGAAGGTCTCGATGAGCGCTGGGGCGACCCGGCCTACTGGCAAGCGGTGCGCCGCAACACGAGCAGCATCACCCCGTATTACCTGCTGGCGGCTGTCGATCATCGCATCGACGACCTCGGCGAAATCGCTCCGGCCACTCCGGATCAGGCGATCTACCTCGACATCTTCGCCCGCACCTTCTGGATGGGCCTGATCATCACCGTGATCTGCCTGGTGCTGGCTTATCCCCTGGCTTACCTGCTGGCGAATCTACCGTCGCGCCAGAGCAACCTGCTGATGATCCTGGTGCTGTTGCCGTTCTGGACCTCGATCCTGGTACGGGTCGCGGCGTGGATCGTATTGCTGCAATCGGGTGGCCTGATCAACAGCGGCCTGATGGCCATGGGCATCATCGATAAGCCGATCGAGTTGGTGTTCAACCGCGTCGGTGTCTACATCTCCATGGTGCACATCCTGCTGCCGTTCATGATCCTGCCGATCTACAGCGTGATGAAAGGCATCTCGCCAACCTACATGCGCGCCGCGATTTCCCTCGGCTGCCATCCGTTCGCCAGCTTCTGGCGGGTGTACTTCCCGCAGACCTATGCCGGTGTCGGCGCCGGTTGCCTGTTGGTGTTCATCCTTGCCATCGGCTACTACATCACCCCGGCATTGCTGGGCAGCCCCAACGATCAGATGGTCAGCTACTTCGTCGCCTTCTACACCAACACCAGCATCAACTGGGGCATGGCGACCGCACTCGGTGGGCTGCTGTTGCTCGCGACGGTCGTGCTTTATCTGATTTACAGCTGGCTGGTAGGCGCAAGCCGCCTGCGCCTGAGCTAA
- a CDS encoding phosphoglycolate phosphatase: MSGFEQLFPGQLPRLVMFDLDGTLIDSVPDLAVAVDKMLLKLGRKPAGLDAVREWVGNGAPVLVRRALAGAIDHSAVDDHEAEQALEYFMQAYGESHELTVVYPGVRDTLKWLKKQGVEMALITNKPERFVAPLLDQMKIGRYFRWIIGGDTLPQKKPDPAALFFVMKMANIPASQSLFIGDSRSDVLAAKAAGVKCVALSYGYNHGRPIAEESPAMVIDDLRKLIPGCLDPAAEITLADAVKPPSGNAIVVVTRKLWMKVIKALARWRWRA, from the coding sequence ATGAGTGGATTTGAGCAGTTGTTCCCGGGGCAACTGCCGCGGCTGGTGATGTTCGATCTGGACGGTACCTTGATCGACTCGGTCCCGGACCTGGCAGTGGCTGTGGACAAGATGCTGCTCAAACTCGGTCGCAAGCCCGCCGGGCTGGACGCGGTACGCGAATGGGTCGGCAACGGCGCGCCGGTGCTGGTGCGTCGTGCGCTGGCTGGCGCTATCGATCATTCGGCGGTCGATGACCACGAGGCCGAACAGGCGCTGGAGTATTTCATGCAGGCTTATGGCGAGAGCCATGAGTTGACCGTGGTTTATCCCGGCGTACGCGACACCCTCAAATGGCTGAAAAAGCAGGGCGTCGAGATGGCGCTGATCACCAACAAGCCGGAGCGTTTCGTCGCGCCGCTGCTGGATCAGATGAAAATCGGCCGTTATTTCCGCTGGATCATCGGCGGCGATACCTTGCCACAGAAAAAACCCGATCCGGCCGCGCTGTTTTTCGTGATGAAAATGGCCAACATTCCGGCTTCGCAGTCGTTGTTTATCGGTGATTCGCGCAGTGATGTGCTGGCGGCGAAAGCAGCGGGGGTCAAGTGCGTGGCCCTGAGCTACGGCTATAACCACGGTCGGCCGATCGCGGAAGAATCGCCGGCAATGGTGATCGACGACCTGCGCAAACTAATTCCCGGTTGCCTGGATCCGGCCGCTGAGATAACGTTGGCCGACGCTGTCAAACCCCCTTCTGGAAACGCCATCGTGGTGGTCACTCGCAAACTCTGGATGAAAGTCATCAAGGCCCTGGCCCGCTGGCGTTGGCGCGCCTGA